In one Streptomyces venezuelae genomic region, the following are encoded:
- a CDS encoding SDR family NAD(P)-dependent oxidoreductase gives MTDTNGMLAGKAVMITGASSGIGEAAARLFAAEGAAVLLMARREDTLKQLAQEINESGGRAAVSAGDVASAEDVRRAVDATREHFGALDAAFNNAGYAGSQMLPLHELDQDVFERTMDVNVRGTWNCLRSQIPVMLEAGKGAIVNTASTAAMVATGAPVPYVAAKHAVLGMTRAAAAEYAAHDIRINTLVVGTTRTEMISQAVEAHPELEHAFVARQMQKRMADPVEIAQAALWLCSDRASFSTGTALAVDGGLTSN, from the coding sequence ATGACCGACACGAATGGAATGCTGGCCGGCAAGGCCGTCATGATCACGGGGGCTTCGAGCGGGATCGGCGAGGCCGCCGCACGGCTCTTCGCCGCCGAGGGGGCCGCGGTCCTGCTGATGGCCCGCCGCGAGGACACACTGAAGCAACTCGCCCAGGAGATCAACGAATCGGGAGGCCGAGCGGCGGTCAGCGCCGGAGACGTCGCGAGCGCCGAGGACGTGCGGCGCGCCGTCGACGCGACGCGCGAACACTTCGGCGCCCTGGACGCGGCCTTCAACAACGCGGGCTACGCGGGCTCGCAGATGCTGCCGCTGCACGAGCTCGACCAGGACGTCTTCGAGCGGACGATGGACGTCAACGTCCGCGGCACCTGGAACTGCCTGCGCTCACAGATCCCCGTCATGCTCGAAGCGGGCAAGGGCGCGATCGTCAACACCGCGAGCACGGCGGCCATGGTGGCCACCGGGGCACCCGTGCCCTACGTCGCTGCGAAGCACGCGGTGCTCGGCATGACCAGGGCCGCCGCGGCCGAGTACGCCGCGCACGACATCCGCATCAACACGCTGGTCGTCGGCACCACGCGGACGGAAATGATCAGCCAGGCGGTCGAGGCGCACCCGGAGCTCGAGCACGCCTTCGTCGCCCGCCAGATGCAGAAGCGCATGGCGGACCCGGTCGAAATCGCCCAGGCGGCCCTGTGGCTGTGCAGCGACCGCGCGTCGTTCTCCACGGGGACCGCCCTCGCCGTGGACGGCGGGCTGACGTCCAACTGA
- a CDS encoding lactonase family protein, with translation MNSGAEPGTDSESGGPGRRRFIGALVGAATAGALAATSACGSPGPASRERSDLTRRSTASSAAHQRRREGRLFLGTYTSQEGGGKGIGLATYDDVTGRVTGTGTLDGVPDPSYLALHPSGRTLYAVNEREKGGVTAVALSPDGRHDVLGTRDTGGNGPCHLSVHPGGRWLLSANYGSGSVAVHPIEASGALGARTDLVTHSSPPPGPGQQGPHAHQIVTAPDGRHVLAVDLGNDTVYTYRLDEKAGRLSRVSYASLRPGAGPRHLTFHPSGRFAYVADELDNTVVVCAYDPASGRLTPGEPQSTGTGEGTSYPAQIVVTREGRFAFLANRGHNSITRYAIEGDGARLRLLDTVPVGGDFPRQLAFSPSQRLLFAANQKSSSVSVFQVDGGSGALRLTGKPFASPIAVCALPL, from the coding sequence ATGAACAGCGGAGCAGAGCCGGGCACGGACTCGGAGAGCGGCGGCCCCGGGCGGCGTCGGTTCATCGGTGCGCTGGTGGGGGCCGCGACCGCCGGGGCACTTGCCGCCACCTCCGCCTGTGGATCGCCCGGCCCGGCGAGCCGCGAGCGTTCCGACCTCACCCGACGCAGTACGGCTTCCTCCGCGGCGCACCAGCGGCGCCGCGAGGGACGGTTGTTCCTGGGGACGTACACCTCGCAGGAAGGCGGCGGCAAGGGCATCGGCCTGGCGACGTACGACGACGTGACGGGTCGCGTCACCGGCACCGGCACGCTCGACGGAGTCCCCGACCCCTCCTATCTGGCGCTGCACCCGTCCGGCCGCACGCTCTACGCCGTCAACGAGCGGGAGAAGGGCGGCGTGACCGCCGTCGCGCTCTCCCCCGACGGCCGGCATGACGTCCTCGGCACGCGCGACACCGGCGGCAACGGCCCGTGTCACCTCTCCGTGCATCCGGGCGGCCGCTGGCTGCTCAGCGCGAACTACGGATCGGGCAGCGTGGCCGTGCACCCCATCGAGGCGTCGGGGGCGCTCGGTGCGCGGACGGACCTGGTCACGCACTCCTCGCCGCCCCCGGGCCCCGGCCAACAGGGGCCGCACGCCCACCAGATCGTCACGGCTCCGGACGGCCGCCACGTCCTGGCCGTCGACCTCGGCAACGACACGGTCTACACGTACCGCCTGGATGAGAAGGCGGGCAGGCTCAGCCGCGTGTCGTACGCGAGCCTGCGGCCTGGCGCGGGCCCGCGCCACCTCACCTTCCACCCGTCGGGCCGCTTCGCGTACGTCGCCGACGAGCTGGACAACACGGTCGTCGTCTGCGCGTACGACCCCGCCTCGGGCCGCCTCACGCCGGGTGAGCCGCAGTCGACCGGCACGGGTGAGGGCACCAGCTATCCGGCCCAGATCGTGGTGACGCGCGAGGGCCGCTTCGCCTTCCTCGCCAACCGCGGGCACAACAGCATCACGCGGTACGCGATCGAAGGCGACGGCGCCCGGCTGCGGCTCCTCGACACGGTGCCCGTCGGCGGGGACTTCCCTCGGCAGCTCGCGTTCTCGCCGTCCCAGCGGCTGCTGTTCGCCGCGAACCAGAAGTCGAGCTCGGTGAGCGTCTTCCAGGTCGACGGGGGCAGCGGCGCACTCCGCCTCACCGGCAAGCCGTTCGCCTCGCCGATCGCGGTGTGTGCGCTGCCCCTCTGA
- a CDS encoding phosphoesterase has product MNLVVNGDAEGGAGGTADPVTEVRGWRVAQGAPALVAYSLGGGYPTPADPGPARRGSRFFSGGNSARTALVQDVSLPRTGRTGRRAVDAGRVRYTLSAWLGGYAGQEDGARLSVEFRDAKGTPVALSVLGPVGAADRGGRTGLVERTAEAAVPPTARSARLLLVFTRSGGGTSNDGYADALSLTLSADGGHR; this is encoded by the coding sequence GTGAATCTGGTCGTCAACGGCGACGCGGAGGGCGGGGCGGGCGGCACCGCCGACCCCGTGACGGAGGTCCGCGGCTGGCGGGTGGCCCAAGGGGCGCCGGCGCTCGTCGCCTACAGCCTCGGCGGCGGCTATCCGACCCCGGCGGATCCCGGTCCTGCCCGGCGGGGGAGCCGCTTCTTCTCGGGCGGCAACAGCGCCCGCACCGCCCTGGTCCAGGACGTCTCCCTGCCCAGGACCGGCCGGACGGGACGCCGGGCCGTCGACGCGGGGCGGGTGCGCTACACCCTGTCGGCCTGGCTCGGGGGCTACGCCGGACAGGAGGACGGCGCCCGGCTCTCCGTGGAGTTCCGTGACGCCAAGGGCACGCCCGTGGCCCTCAGCGTGCTCGGCCCCGTCGGCGCCGCGGACCGGGGCGGCCGCACGGGCCTCGTGGAGCGCACCGCCGAGGCCGCCGTGCCGCCCACCGCCCGCTCGGCACGGCTCCTCCTCGTCTTCACCCGCAGCGGCGGCGGCACCTCCAACGACGGTTACGCGGACGCCCTCTCCCTCACCCTCAGCGCCGACGGAGGCCACCGATGA
- a CDS encoding HEAT repeat domain-containing protein, giving the protein MPGRDTLGRASATGDTEYGLVEVNGGPGVRLLAAVRAGDVERVRDLLGEGADPDAVDEDGLPALCVAVAAHDAPVARALMEGGATADRVLPDGTTPLWRAVDAGSHAVFEAVLGPEASLRLPEASCAALIALASDWYRTGVTEVLRRRTGATGPVTTVRVEDDGYDWVDEVSLGGLIVRAGHGAILSTLEAACRVPTLVDELIARAVRQPDEEHVDWSAVRWLLVRRRDDASWSAVVAHRHHPDPVHRRFVADYLRTRSFCDVDHPQYGKRETEVLAAWSAEETDSGVLAKVLGAFTEYEHPALEAAGLRHAGHPDPRVRREVPYAFLTNGGPHSPAGREALLALVCDPDTEVRLRACWVSGGDETLRPDVTRALLPMTEDTDPAVRRRATEILAASPDRTPAVADALTAMLDADDQLVRLEAAWGLARRDDPRTEEAYERVGPLGPGFEHDHRAGELLHFKWRKQDAEAAASATAS; this is encoded by the coding sequence ATGCCCGGCCGTGACACCCTCGGCCGGGCATCCGCGACGGGGGATACGGAGTACGGACTGGTGGAAGTCAACGGCGGACCGGGGGTGCGGCTTCTCGCGGCGGTGCGGGCCGGGGATGTCGAGAGGGTGCGGGACCTGCTCGGCGAAGGGGCGGATCCGGACGCCGTGGACGAGGACGGGCTGCCCGCGTTGTGCGTCGCGGTCGCGGCCCACGACGCGCCGGTCGCCCGAGCCCTCATGGAGGGCGGCGCCACTGCGGACCGTGTGCTGCCCGACGGGACGACGCCTCTGTGGCGGGCGGTCGACGCTGGCTCGCACGCGGTCTTCGAGGCCGTGCTCGGCCCGGAGGCCTCGCTGCGGCTCCCGGAAGCGTCTTGCGCGGCGCTGATCGCGCTGGCCTCGGACTGGTACCGGACGGGCGTCACCGAGGTCTTGCGGCGCAGGACCGGTGCGACGGGGCCCGTCACCACGGTCCGGGTCGAGGACGACGGGTACGACTGGGTGGACGAGGTCTCGCTCGGCGGGCTCATCGTGCGGGCCGGGCACGGCGCCATCCTGAGCACCCTCGAAGCGGCCTGCCGCGTTCCGACCCTTGTCGACGAACTGATCGCCCGTGCCGTGCGGCAGCCGGACGAGGAGCACGTCGACTGGTCGGCGGTCCGCTGGCTCCTCGTCCGGCGACGTGACGACGCGTCCTGGTCGGCCGTCGTCGCCCACCGCCACCACCCGGACCCGGTGCACCGCAGGTTCGTCGCCGACTATCTGCGAACGCGCTCGTTCTGCGACGTCGACCACCCGCAGTACGGGAAGCGCGAGACCGAGGTCCTCGCCGCCTGGTCCGCCGAGGAGACGGACAGCGGCGTTCTCGCCAAGGTGCTGGGCGCGTTCACGGAGTACGAGCATCCCGCCCTGGAGGCCGCGGGGCTGCGCCACGCCGGACATCCGGATCCGCGCGTGCGACGCGAGGTGCCGTACGCGTTCCTGACGAACGGTGGTCCGCATTCCCCGGCAGGCCGGGAGGCGCTGCTCGCCCTCGTCTGCGACCCGGACACGGAAGTGCGGCTCAGGGCCTGCTGGGTGAGCGGGGGCGATGAGACGCTCCGCCCCGACGTCACCCGGGCGCTGCTCCCCATGACCGAGGACACGGACCCCGCCGTGCGCCGCCGGGCGACCGAGATCCTGGCCGCTTCCCCGGACCGCACACCGGCCGTCGCGGACGCGCTGACGGCGATGCTGGACGCGGACGACCAGCTCGTCCGCCTGGAGGCCGCGTGGGGTCTCGCCCGCCGCGACGATCCGCGCACCGAGGAGGCGTACGAACGTGTGGGTCCCCTAGGCCCGGGGTTCGAGCACGACCACCGGGCCGGTGAGCTCCTGCACTTCAAGTGGCGCAAGCAGGACGCCGAGGCCGCGGCCTCCGCTACGGCTTCGTGA
- a CDS encoding snapalysin family zinc-dependent metalloprotease has product MQHFRRLVIAIATTAAALTAAPAANAVSTPDTVAAKRTTAVVTLRYDDSQARGWETAIAAGVASWNTNVDNVKLAKAQPGTRAEIQIVATSGWPQATIGPVRPGGRGRVELGSQAVSQGYDKTRIAAHEIGHNLGLPDTKPGPCSQLMSGSTGGVSCKNALPNAAEQARVESYYANGVASHVPAVGHLVVDAP; this is encoded by the coding sequence ATGCAGCACTTCAGACGCCTCGTCATAGCCATCGCGACTACAGCGGCCGCCCTCACCGCGGCACCCGCGGCGAACGCCGTGTCCACCCCGGACACGGTTGCGGCCAAGCGCACCACCGCCGTGGTGACACTTCGCTACGACGACAGCCAGGCCAGGGGCTGGGAGACGGCGATCGCCGCCGGAGTCGCCTCGTGGAACACCAACGTGGACAACGTCAAGCTGGCCAAGGCCCAGCCCGGCACCCGGGCCGAGATCCAGATCGTGGCCACCAGCGGCTGGCCGCAGGCGACGATCGGCCCGGTCAGGCCGGGCGGTCGCGGACGCGTCGAACTGGGCAGCCAGGCCGTCAGCCAGGGGTACGACAAGACGCGCATCGCCGCCCATGAGATCGGCCACAACCTGGGGCTGCCCGACACCAAGCCGGGCCCGTGCTCCCAGTTGATGTCGGGCTCCACCGGAGGCGTCAGCTGCAAGAACGCCTTGCCGAACGCGGCCGAGCAGGCCCGCGTCGAGTCCTACTACGCCAACGGCGTCGCCTCACACGTACCGGCCGTCGGCCACCTGGTGGTTGACGCGCCGTAG
- a CDS encoding alkaline phosphatase D family protein, with translation MTVNRRDLLKAAAAAGALNLAWPLAAGLTPAQAREAAERLGAEYDRAPFTLGVASGDPQPHSVVLWTRLAPEPLAAEQRLPEVVEVDWVVARDSRLRHVVARGTAPASATLGHSVHVPVSGLAPGRHYWYAFKALGRTSRVGRTRTAPGGRVSKVTFAAANCQAFHDGFYAAHRGIARENVDFVIHLGDYIYEHGQVGGVPEQHVRDHDGPEILTLADYRKRHALYKGDKSLREAHAAHPWFLTWDDHEVVNDYSGTGGGAPFMRRRAAAYQAWFEHMPHRDSFGGTALPDPEIHRVRRWGDLVELSILDLRSYRSAQNLPDGTILGAEQKAWLKRTVDRAPDSWHVWANSIMLSQLRGRPGGSYMFTDQWDGFLAERKEVLGHVHKSGLEDLVVITGDWHSAFVDDVRTDFDQPDSPLVGTEFTAHSVTSGAYSPEWNATNGPLMGRANPHLKYFEGNRYGYDVYEVTPRRFTAHMRVIGDRRDPDSAVATLTKFHVERGKAGSYEDEATKGSPAQYRRDDAESTSGRR, from the coding sequence ATGACCGTCAACCGTCGTGATCTGCTGAAGGCCGCGGCGGCCGCCGGTGCGCTGAACCTCGCCTGGCCGCTCGCCGCGGGACTCACCCCGGCGCAGGCCCGCGAGGCCGCCGAACGCCTCGGCGCCGAGTACGACCGGGCGCCCTTCACGCTCGGCGTCGCCTCCGGCGATCCGCAGCCGCACTCCGTGGTCCTGTGGACCAGACTCGCGCCCGAACCCCTCGCCGCCGAGCAGAGACTTCCCGAGGTCGTGGAGGTCGACTGGGTCGTGGCCAGGGACTCCCGACTGCGGCACGTCGTCGCCCGCGGCACCGCGCCGGCGTCCGCGACGCTCGGGCACAGCGTGCACGTACCGGTGAGCGGTCTCGCGCCCGGCCGTCACTACTGGTACGCCTTCAAGGCGCTCGGCAGGACCAGCCGCGTCGGCCGGACGAGGACGGCGCCGGGCGGCCGGGTCTCCAAGGTCACCTTCGCCGCCGCCAACTGCCAGGCCTTCCACGACGGGTTCTACGCCGCGCACCGCGGCATCGCCCGCGAGAACGTGGACTTCGTCATCCACCTCGGCGACTACATCTACGAGCACGGGCAGGTCGGCGGCGTTCCGGAACAACACGTCCGTGACCACGACGGGCCGGAGATCCTCACCCTCGCCGACTACCGCAAGCGGCACGCCCTGTACAAGGGCGACAAGTCGCTGCGCGAGGCGCACGCCGCCCACCCGTGGTTCCTGACCTGGGACGACCACGAGGTCGTCAACGACTACAGCGGCACCGGGGGCGGCGCCCCGTTCATGCGCCGCCGGGCGGCCGCCTACCAGGCGTGGTTCGAGCACATGCCGCACCGCGACTCCTTCGGCGGCACGGCCCTGCCCGACCCCGAGATCCACCGCGTACGCCGCTGGGGCGACCTGGTCGAACTGAGCATCCTCGACCTGCGGTCGTACCGCTCCGCGCAGAACCTGCCCGACGGCACGATCCTCGGCGCCGAGCAGAAGGCCTGGCTCAAGCGCACCGTCGACCGGGCCCCGGACTCCTGGCACGTGTGGGCCAACTCGATCATGCTGAGCCAGCTGCGGGGCAGGCCGGGCGGCTCGTACATGTTCACCGACCAGTGGGACGGCTTCCTCGCCGAGCGCAAGGAGGTCCTCGGGCACGTGCACAAGAGCGGCCTGGAAGACCTGGTCGTCATCACCGGTGACTGGCACTCGGCCTTCGTCGACGACGTCCGCACCGACTTCGACCAGCCCGATTCACCGCTGGTGGGCACGGAGTTCACGGCCCACTCGGTGACCTCCGGCGCCTACTCGCCCGAGTGGAACGCCACCAACGGCCCCCTCATGGGCCGGGCCAACCCGCACCTGAAGTACTTCGAGGGCAACCGGTACGGCTACGACGTGTACGAGGTGACGCCCCGGCGCTTCACCGCCCACATGCGCGTCATCGGCGACCGGCGCGACCCGGACTCCGCCGTGGCCACCCTGACGAAGTTCCACGTGGAACGGGGCAAGGCCGGCTCGTACGAGGACGAGGCGACCAAGGGATCGCCCGCGCAGTACCGCAGGGACGACGCGGAGTCGACCTCCGGTCGACGTTGA
- a CDS encoding isochorismatase family protein, translating to MTNQPKPTHPTPPHAPTEAVAPVQALIIVDMQSAFAAGDGAVPDAERLLDRVRGLLDRARDNGAFVVQLQNDGEPGTSDETGTPGWQLHLPADTDRGEVVLRKTVDDGFEETPLESLLKDAGVRELAVCGVMSEMCVRATASTALELGFRVVLPHDAHATYDIPAAEGISDVVPAATVSRVAEWTLGDEVEIVARAADVVFTKP from the coding sequence GTGACGAACCAGCCGAAGCCCACGCACCCCACACCGCCCCACGCCCCCACCGAAGCGGTCGCGCCCGTCCAAGCACTGATCATCGTCGACATGCAGAGCGCGTTCGCCGCAGGTGACGGCGCCGTGCCCGACGCGGAACGCCTCCTGGACCGCGTGCGGGGTCTATTGGACCGGGCGCGCGACAACGGCGCGTTCGTCGTCCAGCTGCAGAACGACGGCGAGCCGGGCACCTCCGACGAGACGGGCACCCCCGGCTGGCAGCTCCACCTGCCCGCGGACACGGACCGGGGCGAGGTCGTCCTGCGCAAGACCGTCGACGACGGCTTCGAAGAGACCCCGCTCGAATCGCTGCTGAAGGACGCCGGCGTGCGGGAACTCGCCGTCTGCGGCGTGATGTCGGAGATGTGCGTCAGGGCGACGGCGAGCACCGCGCTGGAGCTCGGCTTCCGCGTGGTCCTCCCGCACGACGCCCACGCGACCTATGACATCCCGGCCGCCGAGGGCATCAGCGACGTGGTGCCCGCGGCGACGGTCTCGCGTGTCGCCGAGTGGACGCTCGGCGACGAGGTCGAGATCGTGGCGCGGGCGGCAGACGTGGTCTTCACGAAGCCGTAG
- a CDS encoding TNT domain-containing protein has translation MAAAPAASAAVPAAPAPPLTAGAAHEPCTGKFQGDARLGPAWLPKKWQRPVGPLLKNWKRTGKLSPKAFLKKYWEGPADTGSWKYPPNDGFDTVNGQVDKHRELLEKGEELDRFGSEFGGYLAPAGDPYAKRALPPQNLNTRDAAVACDYRVYEVSKPFHVWQGSIAPWFEQPGRGQQIKLDPAFLDPGEGQRLNVKWLLDHGYLEPADD, from the coding sequence ATGGCGGCCGCACCCGCCGCGAGCGCGGCGGTTCCGGCCGCCCCCGCGCCTCCGCTGACCGCCGGTGCGGCCCACGAGCCGTGCACCGGGAAGTTCCAGGGCGACGCCCGCCTCGGCCCGGCCTGGCTGCCCAAGAAGTGGCAGCGCCCCGTCGGCCCGCTCCTGAAGAACTGGAAGCGCACCGGCAAGCTGTCGCCGAAGGCCTTCCTGAAGAAGTACTGGGAGGGCCCGGCGGACACCGGCAGCTGGAAGTACCCGCCCAACGACGGCTTCGACACCGTCAACGGCCAGGTCGACAAGCACCGTGAGCTCCTGGAGAAGGGCGAGGAGCTGGACCGCTTCGGCTCGGAGTTCGGCGGGTACCTCGCGCCCGCGGGCGACCCGTACGCGAAGCGCGCCCTGCCCCCGCAGAACCTCAACACCCGCGACGCCGCCGTCGCCTGCGACTACCGCGTCTACGAGGTGAGCAAGCCGTTCCACGTCTGGCAGGGCAGCATCGCCCCCTGGTTCGAACAGCCGGGCCGCGGCCAGCAGATCAAACTGGACCCGGCCTTCCTCGACCCGGGCGAGGGGCAACGGCTCAACGTGAAGTGGCTGCTCGACCACGGGTACCTCGAGCCCGCGGACGACTAG
- a CDS encoding DUF1232 domain-containing protein — translation MSTDLTVLLVVAAVLVAATLAVAVALLVRLVRTRRALRRAGLPVERQWVFWAAVAYLVLPADLVPDPVYLDDIGVLLLALRSMRSASDGPPAPRG, via the coding sequence ATGAGCACGGACCTGACCGTCCTTCTCGTTGTCGCCGCCGTCCTGGTCGCCGCGACCCTCGCCGTCGCGGTCGCCCTGCTCGTACGCCTCGTCCGGACCCGCCGCGCGCTGCGCAGAGCCGGTCTGCCCGTCGAGCGGCAGTGGGTGTTCTGGGCCGCCGTCGCCTACCTCGTGCTGCCGGCCGACCTGGTGCCCGACCCCGTCTATCTCGACGACATCGGGGTGCTGCTGCTGGCACTGCGGTCGATGCGGTCAGCCTCCGACGGGCCGCCCGCGCCGCGTGGTTGA
- a CDS encoding S-(hydroxymethyl)mycothiol dehydrogenase — translation MAQQVQGVIARAKGEPVRIETIIVPDPGPGEAVVKIQACGVCHTDLHYREGGINDDFPFLLGHEAAGVVESVGEGVSEVAVGDFVILNWRAVCGQCRACRRGRPQYCFDTHNAKQKMTLTDGTELSPALGIGAFAEKTLVAAGQCTKVDPEASPAAAGLLGCGVMAGIGAAINTGDVGRGDSVAVIGCGGVGNAAVVGARLAGAARIIAVDIDDKKLETAKGLGATHTVNSRSADPVEAIRELTGGNGADVVIEAVGRPETYEQAFYARDLAGTVVLVGVPTPEMKIELPLLDVFGRGGALKSSWYGDCLPSRDFPMLIDLYRQGRLDLDAFVTETIALEGVEKAFERMHHGDVLRSVVMF, via the coding sequence ATGGCGCAGCAGGTGCAGGGCGTGATCGCACGCGCGAAGGGCGAGCCGGTACGGATCGAGACGATCATCGTCCCGGATCCGGGGCCGGGAGAGGCCGTCGTGAAGATCCAGGCGTGCGGGGTCTGCCACACCGACCTGCACTACCGCGAGGGCGGCATCAACGACGACTTCCCGTTCCTGCTCGGACACGAGGCCGCGGGCGTCGTCGAGTCGGTCGGCGAGGGCGTCTCCGAGGTCGCGGTCGGCGACTTCGTGATCCTGAACTGGCGCGCGGTGTGCGGGCAGTGCCGGGCGTGTCGGCGCGGCCGCCCCCAGTACTGCTTCGACACGCACAACGCGAAGCAGAAGATGACCCTGACCGACGGCACGGAGCTGTCGCCCGCGCTGGGCATCGGGGCCTTCGCCGAGAAGACCCTCGTCGCCGCCGGGCAGTGCACCAAGGTCGACCCGGAGGCCTCGCCCGCCGCGGCCGGACTCCTCGGCTGCGGCGTGATGGCGGGCATCGGCGCCGCCATCAACACCGGTGACGTGGGCCGCGGCGACTCGGTCGCGGTCATCGGCTGCGGCGGCGTCGGCAATGCCGCGGTCGTGGGCGCCCGCCTCGCGGGAGCCGCGCGGATCATCGCCGTGGACATCGACGACAAGAAGCTGGAGACCGCGAAGGGCCTCGGCGCCACGCACACCGTCAACTCCCGCTCCGCCGACCCCGTCGAGGCGATCCGCGAGCTGACCGGCGGCAACGGAGCCGACGTCGTCATCGAGGCGGTCGGCCGCCCGGAGACGTACGAGCAGGCGTTCTACGCCCGCGACCTGGCCGGCACGGTCGTCCTGGTCGGCGTCCCGACCCCGGAGATGAAGATCGAGCTGCCGCTGCTCGACGTGTTCGGGCGCGGCGGCGCCCTCAAGTCGAGCTGGTACGGCGACTGCCTGCCGTCCCGCGACTTCCCGATGCTCATCGACCTGTACCGGCAGGGGCGCCTGGACCTGGACGCGTTCGTCACGGAGACGATCGCCCTGGAAGGCGTGGAGAAGGCCTTCGAGCGCATGCACCACGGTGACGTCCTCCGTTCGGTGGTGATGTTCTGA
- a CDS encoding DUF2470 domain-containing protein: MGVRHSSTTVPTAAARARSVLATAWSCAVTTEIGRDELVGAHTVTEDGRILLSPPEDSALAAAVICAPRGEPSTLVEFADVSPVPLRDRIRARLWLSGTLGYDGEHLVFEPTCAVLHDSTGERQGVELDEFALTVPDPLAEAESRLLTHLADAHPEAVEQLTRLISPDSLQGVVRVRPLAIDRHGISLRLERARGQADVRLPFHQLVEDVTQVTECMHALLMKARLSTTRRGRPVGG; encoded by the coding sequence ATGGGTGTCCGTCACAGCAGCACGACCGTGCCCACAGCGGCGGCACGCGCTCGTTCAGTGCTCGCCACCGCGTGGTCCTGCGCGGTGACCACGGAGATCGGCAGGGACGAACTCGTGGGCGCGCACACCGTGACCGAGGACGGCAGGATCCTGCTGTCACCGCCCGAGGACAGCGCGCTCGCCGCCGCCGTCATCTGCGCGCCGCGCGGCGAACCGTCCACCCTGGTCGAGTTCGCCGACGTCTCGCCGGTGCCGCTGCGGGACCGCATCCGCGCGCGGCTCTGGCTCTCCGGAACGCTGGGGTACGACGGTGAGCACCTGGTCTTCGAGCCGACGTGCGCCGTGCTGCACGACTCCACCGGGGAGCGTCAGGGCGTGGAGCTCGACGAATTCGCCCTGACCGTCCCGGATCCGCTGGCCGAGGCGGAGTCGCGCCTGCTCACGCACCTCGCCGACGCCCACCCGGAGGCCGTCGAGCAGCTCACCCGCCTCATCAGCCCCGACAGCCTGCAAGGAGTGGTGCGGGTCCGCCCGCTCGCCATCGACCGGCACGGGATCTCCCTGCGTCTCGAACGCGCCCGCGGCCAGGCCGACGTACGCCTCCCGTTCCACCAGCTCGTCGAGGACGTCACACAGGTGACGGAGTGCATGCATGCCCTCCTCATGAAGGCCCGCCTCTCAACCACGCGGCGCGGGCGGCCCGTCGGAGGCTGA
- a CDS encoding MBL fold metallo-hydrolase: MAAETERDASGVRIDHIVTSGTFSLDGGTWDVDNNVWIVGDDSECVVIDAAHDADAIAAAVGERRLVAIICTHAHDDHIDAAPALAARTGAPILLHPADTELWKQTHPDRAPDGELSDGQELAVAGAVLKVLHTPGHCHGAVSLHAPALGTVFTGDTLFAGGPGATGRSFSDFPTIVESIKERILTLPPATVVRTGHGDSTTVGAEAPHLEEWIARGH; encoded by the coding sequence ATGGCGGCCGAGACCGAGCGCGACGCGTCCGGCGTGCGCATCGACCACATCGTCACGTCGGGGACCTTCTCCCTGGACGGCGGCACCTGGGACGTCGACAACAACGTGTGGATCGTGGGCGACGACAGTGAGTGCGTCGTCATCGACGCCGCGCACGACGCGGACGCGATCGCGGCCGCCGTGGGGGAACGGCGGCTGGTCGCGATCATCTGCACGCACGCCCACGACGACCACATCGACGCGGCCCCGGCGCTCGCCGCCCGCACGGGTGCGCCGATCCTGCTGCACCCGGCGGACACGGAGCTGTGGAAGCAGACGCACCCTGACCGCGCCCCGGACGGCGAGCTCTCCGACGGACAGGAACTGGCCGTCGCGGGAGCGGTCCTGAAGGTGCTGCACACGCCGGGCCACTGCCACGGCGCGGTCAGCCTGCACGCGCCCGCCCTCGGCACGGTCTTCACCGGCGACACGCTGTTCGCCGGCGGCCCGGGCGCCACGGGCCGTTCGTTCAGTGACTTCCCGACGATCGTGGAGTCCATCAAGGAGCGGATCCTGACGCTGCCGCCCGCGACGGTGGTGCGCACTGGGCACGGTGACAGCACGACGGTCGGCGCGGAAGCGCCCCATCTGGAGGAGTGGATCGCCCGGGGCCACTGA